In Candidatus Korarchaeota archaeon NZ13-K, a single window of DNA contains:
- a CDS encoding 3-isopropylmalate dehydratase, with translation MRICGRAWRLGDDVTTDHIIPGRLKYSVASLEEMRRYVFHDLIPDFPELVRPGDIIVAGRNFGYGSSREHAARLLRMVGVGAVVASSFARIFYRNAVNVGLPAIEAEVEADQWDLIDVDLEGGVIENRTRGSTFRFKPFPREILEILEEGGVEEYFRRRGRLPWG, from the coding sequence ATGAGGATATGCGGTAGAGCTTGGAGGCTCGGGGACGACGTCACGACCGATCACATAATCCCGGGGAGGCTGAAGTACTCGGTGGCCAGCCTGGAGGAGATGAGGAGGTACGTGTTCCACGACCTCATACCGGACTTCCCCGAGCTTGTGAGACCCGGAGACATAATAGTGGCCGGGAGGAACTTCGGTTACGGCTCCAGTAGGGAGCATGCGGCCAGGCTGCTGAGGATGGTCGGTGTGGGTGCCGTGGTAGCCTCAAGCTTCGCCAGGATATTCTACAGGAACGCCGTAAACGTCGGCCTCCCGGCGATAGAGGCGGAGGTCGAGGCGGATCAGTGGGATCTGATAGATGTGGACTTGGAGGGAGGGGTGATCGAGAACAGGACGAGGGGATCAACCTTCAGATTCAAGCCCTTTCCTAGGGAGATCTTGGAGATCCTTGAGGAGGGAGGCGTTGAGGAGTACTTCAGGAGGAGGGGAAGGCTCCCGTGGGGGTGA
- a CDS encoding isocitrate/isopropylmalate dehydrogenase family protein, with translation MKVAVIEGDGVGPEVVRAAVSLLERYLEVELVRIRAGRSFFMESGRPIEEGGLERIRECDALLKGPVATPTRGPSYPSVNTLIRRSFGLFANVRPFKGYEGISLRRMDTVIVRENLECLYYGWEVDDEERSIAMRVITRRGAERISEFAFRLAEREGRKRVTAIHKKNILKKTDGLFLDSFYRIASRFNLRADDEIVDAAGYKLVKLDDAFDVMVTPNLYGDILSDVAAGIVGSIGLCGSAQIGDDFAAFEPIHGTAEDIAGRGVANPIGTLVSVSMMLDWLAERGKVARGKGARIREAIDSLMRDRTCLTPDLGGECTTDGVAEEIIRRL, from the coding sequence CTGAAGGTGGCCGTGATCGAGGGAGACGGTGTGGGGCCGGAGGTCGTGAGAGCGGCCGTATCCCTACTAGAGAGGTACTTGGAAGTCGAGCTCGTGAGAATCAGGGCCGGCAGGTCCTTCTTCATGGAGTCCGGAAGGCCCATCGAGGAGGGGGGGCTGGAGAGGATAAGGGAGTGCGACGCCCTCCTGAAGGGTCCCGTGGCGACCCCGACGAGGGGACCCAGCTACCCCAGCGTGAACACCCTCATAAGGAGGTCCTTCGGACTCTTCGCGAACGTGAGACCGTTTAAGGGGTATGAGGGAATCTCATTGAGGAGGATGGATACTGTCATCGTGAGGGAGAACTTGGAATGTCTTTACTATGGCTGGGAGGTCGATGATGAGGAGCGGTCAATAGCGATGAGAGTGATAACAAGGAGGGGGGCGGAGAGGATATCGGAGTTCGCCTTCAGATTGGCTGAGCGCGAGGGGAGGAAGAGGGTAACGGCGATTCACAAGAAGAACATACTGAAGAAGACGGATGGCCTCTTCCTGGACTCCTTCTACAGGATCGCCTCTAGGTTCAACCTGAGGGCGGATGATGAGATAGTGGACGCGGCAGGCTATAAGCTCGTGAAGCTGGATGACGCGTTCGACGTGATGGTAACGCCCAATCTATATGGCGATATACTCTCCGACGTGGCGGCCGGCATCGTGGGAAGCATAGGGCTCTGCGGATCAGCTCAGATAGGGGATGATTTCGCCGCATTCGAGCCGATCCATGGGACGGCCGAGGACATAGCAGGCAGGGGGGTGGCCAACCCCATAGGAACGCTGGTTTCGGTTTCCATGATGCTGGACTGGCTGGCGGAAAGGGGGAAGGTGGCTAGGGGGAAGGGAGCTAGGATTAGGGAGGCGATAGACTCCCTGATGAGGGACAGGACCTGCCTGACCCCGGATCTTGGGGGTGAGTGCACCACTGATGGTGTGGCAGAGGAGATCATAAGAAGGCTCTAA
- a CDS encoding homoaconitate hydratase family protein — protein sequence MTMVEKIISSKIGRFVSPGEHVVVPVDLVYAHDGTAPLAIEVMENLGLREMKGRVVFTIDHASPPPNVESASSQIRMREFASRWGVELLDAGEGICHQVIPERGMVRPWDVVIGADSHTVTLGALGALATGVGSTDAAIAMMTGKIWLRVPETIALRIEGELKSYVTAKDVILEIIGELGSDGANYKAVEFLGSTVESMSVDSRMVLANMSVEMGAKAGLIPADAKTIAWLKERVSGEVREIGPDNEADYSSIHTFSAEEIKPNVSLPGKVDEVVPVEEVEGEDVQLVFMGSCSGGRFEDFMGAARIMRGRRRKESTRCVAIPASKEVYMRLIDSGLIKVLLEFGCLIGPPTCGPCIGAHMGLAGPGEVVVSTSTRNFPGRMGSPDSRVYLASPLTAAASAAAGKLTDPGRFLG from the coding sequence ATGACGATGGTTGAGAAGATAATATCCTCGAAAATCGGCAGGTTCGTGAGCCCGGGAGAGCACGTGGTCGTTCCGGTGGATCTGGTCTACGCTCATGACGGCACGGCACCTCTAGCCATAGAGGTGATGGAGAACCTGGGCCTCAGGGAGATGAAGGGAAGGGTAGTTTTCACTATAGATCATGCGTCACCGCCCCCAAACGTGGAATCCGCGTCTTCGCAGATCAGGATGAGGGAATTCGCCTCCAGGTGGGGAGTGGAGCTCCTCGACGCGGGCGAGGGCATATGTCATCAGGTCATACCGGAGAGGGGCATGGTCAGGCCCTGGGACGTGGTGATAGGGGCGGACAGCCACACCGTGACATTGGGAGCGCTGGGCGCCTTAGCAACGGGTGTCGGGAGCACAGATGCCGCGATAGCCATGATGACTGGGAAGATATGGCTGAGGGTTCCCGAGACGATAGCCTTGAGGATAGAGGGAGAGTTGAAGAGCTATGTGACCGCCAAGGACGTCATATTGGAGATCATAGGGGAGCTGGGGAGCGATGGGGCCAATTACAAGGCTGTTGAGTTCTTGGGATCGACAGTCGAATCGATGAGCGTTGATTCAAGGATGGTGCTGGCCAACATGAGCGTGGAGATGGGGGCTAAGGCCGGTCTGATACCCGCGGACGCAAAGACGATAGCGTGGCTCAAGGAGAGGGTTTCGGGAGAGGTGAGGGAGATAGGCCCGGATAATGAGGCCGATTACTCATCAATTCATACATTCTCAGCCGAGGAGATAAAGCCGAACGTTTCCCTCCCCGGAAAAGTCGACGAGGTCGTTCCCGTGGAGGAGGTGGAGGGGGAGGACGTTCAGCTCGTCTTCATGGGATCCTGCTCCGGGGGGAGGTTCGAGGATTTCATGGGAGCGGCGAGGATAATGAGGGGAAGGAGGAGGAAGGAGAGCACGAGATGCGTAGCAATTCCAGCATCAAAGGAGGTCTACATGAGGCTCATAGACTCCGGTCTGATCAAGGTTCTGCTGGAGTTCGGTTGCCTCATAGGCCCCCCAACGTGCGGCCCCTGCATAGGGGCTCACATGGGTCTGGCGGGACCAGGCGAGGTCGTGGTCTCGACATCCACGAGGAACTTCCCCGGGAGGATGGGCTCCCCCGACAGCAGGGTATACCTAGCATCCCCCCTGACCGCGGCCGCCTCAGCGGCAGCCGGCAAGCTGACGGATCCAGGGAGGTTCCTAGGATGA